The following DNA comes from Cryptosporangium minutisporangium.
CTCACCGGCGCGCGCGGCCTCGATCGTCGCGTTCAGCGCCAGCAGGTTGGTCTGCTCCGCGATCGAGGTGATCACCTTGACCACGGTCGCGATCTCGGTGGACGACTCGCCGAGCCGGGCGACGGTCGCGTTGGTGGCCGCGGCGACCTGCACCGCCTGCGCGGCGACCTCACTGGCCTCGGCTGTCGACTGGCTGATGTCCCGGATCGCGGCCCCCATCTCCTGCGACCCCGAGGAGACGACCTGCAGGTTCCCGGAGACGACGTCCGCTGCTGCGGCGACCGCGTCGGCCTGGTTGGACGCCTCGTTCGCCGCCGAGCCGACCGCGCCGGACACCGACGTCAGCCGTTCCGCCGCACCTTGCAGCGTGGTGGCGTTGCCGGCCAGCGACACGATGTCCTGCCGGAGCCGGCCGATGCCGCGGTCGAGCGAGGACGCCATCTGGCCCACCTCGTCCCGGACCGTGACGCCCGAGGTGCGGGTCAGGTCGCCGACGGCGAGACCCTCCGCGACGTGGGCCACCCCGGCAACCGCCTTCCGGACCCGGTTGGCGACCCGCAGGCCGAGGTACAGGCTGAGCACGACGCCGACCACCAGCAAGATCAGGATCGTCCGGGTCGCGGCGGCCGCGTCGTCCTTCGCCTCCTTGATCGCGCTGCGGGCGTCGGCCGTGGCCTTCTCCTGGAGCGCCGCCTGGTCCTCTCCCAGCGCGCCGTAGAGCTCGGCGTACTTGGCGAAGCCGGCGGCCAACGCCGCCGGGTCGGTCGACACGGCACTGGACGTGACGCCGCTCATGAACTCGAGGAAGCCCGCCCAGTCGGCCCTGGTCTTCTCGACCAGCTGCGCTCCGGCGGAGTCGGTCAGGTTCGCCGCCAGCGTGTCGAGCGCGGCGGTGATCTGCTCCTGGTTCGCCGTCATCCCCTCGCGGATCGTGGCGGCCTGCGACGGGTAGAGACGCAGCGCGGAGACGCCGCCGCCGTAGGACTCGATGCTCTTGGCGAACTGCCCGGACGCGCTGAGCACAGTGATGCTGCGGCTCTGCGTGGCCGCCGCCGTGTTGTTGAGGTCGCGCACGGTCTTGATCGCCAACCCGCCGACGATCACGCCGATGACTGTCGCGACCAGCACCGCCGACGCGATCTTCGTCCGCAGTGAGCGGTCGTCAAAGATCGCCCATACCCCGCGCTGTCCGGCCACTACGGTTCCCTTCGATCGACACTGCCTGCCTGTTCGGCCAAAACGAGGCTGATCGGAGAGTTTCAGGCGGTGAAATGTGCGTACCGGGCATCGCACAGGCGTCCGAACCGGGTCGCTACCCTGTCCGCATGCGGGACAGGGCGGCGCACGAGGACGTCGATGGCTGACGCGCAGAACGTGCGGCGGATCGCAATGGCGCTGCCGCACGTCGTCGAGATCGACAGCGAGGGCTTCGACTTCCGGGTCGCCAACAAGGGGTTCGTCTGGTCCTACCCGGAGCGGGCGCCGGGCGGCCCCCGCCGCATCCGCACCGACGTCGCGGTGCTCTTCGTCGGCGACGAGGCGGAGAAGCAGGCGTTGTTGCTCGGCGAGCCCGAACTCTTCTTCACCACCCCCGCCTACGACGGCCTGCCGCTCGTGATGGTGCGGCTGGAGCGCGTCGACGTCGATCGCCTGGAGGAGCTGATCACCGACGCGTGGCGGATGCGCGCCCCGGAGGAACTCGCCGACGATCTGGCGTGAGCGCCGCGGGTCAGCGCTGCGGCCACGCCCCGGGATACCCCGGTGAGGGCTGCGGCGGGAGCTGACCCGCGAACGCGGGCACCCCTGCGCCACCCGTAGCCGCCGCACCGGGCGCGCTCGGCGAACCGCCCGCCTTGCGCTTCACCCACGCGGTGGCCGACTCGCTGCCGACCAGCGCCACCGCCACTGAGAACAGCACCGTCTGCACGAACCCGAGCGCCAGGAACGCCTGCCCCATCGCGTTCAGCGTCGCGTCCTCGTCGAGGTAGAGCTCCATGCTGTCGTAGTAGGTGAGCAGCGCGACCCCGAGCAGGACCGTCGCGGTCACGACGCCCCACCGCCCGAAGAAGAACACCAGCCGCCGCGCCCAGTTCCAGCCGGGCAGCGCGAGCGCGGTCCCGCCCACGAAGACCAGCCCGCCCACCGCGGCGACGACCCCGTAGATCAGCAGCATCGTCGCCTCGTCGTCCACCCCGCCGTAGTACCCGGCCGCGAACGCCTTCGCTCCCGACCGGATCGCCGCCCACACGCCGGCCTGCACGCCGCCCAGCACGATGCCGAACGCGAACAGCACGATCGCGACGATGATCCACCGGCGTCCGGCGGTGAGCGACGGCGCGGGGCGGGCTTCGATCCGGGCGTTCCGGTAACGGCGCGCGTCCGGCAGCACGAGCGCGATCAACGCGCCGAACTGCGCGAGGACGTGCAGGAAGAGGACCACCGCGATCGGCAGATTCATCGCGCGCACTGCGGGGGCGCCGCCGTCGTCGGTGAACGCGGCGATCGCCGTCACCACGAGGACGAACTGCACGAACACCCAGCCCGACACGAGCACCCTGGCCACCGTGTGCGCAGTCGGCTTGCCGTCGGCCGCGACGACGAGGAGCCGGCCGATCGCGACCGGCACCGGCGCCAGGAGGATCAGCGGGTACACCCCGGCGCTGAGTTCGAACTCGCCGTCCTCGCCGGCCCTCACCACCAGCAACGCGAAGTAGGCCAGGTACGCGACGAGACCAGTGGCGGCGGAGACGTAGGACGCGACGACGGCCAGCCGGACCGAGAAGGGCCTCACGGGTAATTCGGACACCCGCAAGTTCTACCGCATCCGCCTCACTGATCACCCTGATAGTAACCATTCGATAGCTACCTATTGACTTTCGATAGGTAGCTAGTGATAGTCGATCCATGATCACAGAGCATCGAGCGGTTGCCGCGCTCCGCGTCTTCCTCGTCGTCCTGTTCGGCATCCTGGTGATGTTTCAGACCTTTTCGCTGCCCGGACAATTCGCGCACATGGCGGAGGAGGACCCGGACTTCGCCTACCTGAGATGGCCGGCGACCGCCGTGTCCGCCTTCTGGCTGCTCTGCGTCCAGGTGGTGATCGTGGCGATCTGGAACCTGCTGACCCGGGTCAAGAACGACCGCATCTTCAGCGAGGACTCGTTCCGGTGGGTGAACGCGATCCTCGGGGCGATCGCCGCCGGCTGGGTCGTCCTGCTGGGCGTTTTCCTCTACGTCGGGTTCAACGCGACGGACCCGGGCCTGCCGCTGGTGCTGTTCCTTCTCCTGGTCGGCGTCGCGATCGTCGGGCTGCTGATGGTCGTCATGCGAGCGCTGCTGCGCCAGGCCACGAACCTGCACAGCGACATGCAAGCGGTGATCTGATGCCCATCGTCGTACGGATCGACGTCGAACTGGCCAAACGCAAGATGAGCGTCGGAGAGTTCGCCGAACGAGTCGGACTCACGCCCGCGAACGTCGCGGTGCTCAAGAACGGGCGGGCCAAAGCCGTCCGGTTCAGCACCCTCGAAGCCATGTGCCGGGTACTCGACTGCCAACCCGGTGACCTCCTCGAATGGGTCGAGGACGGCCAAGCCATCCCGAACGACCCAGCCATTCAGAACGACCCAGCCCTCGACGCCGAAACGGAGCTCTCGTGAAGTTCATCCTGGTCCTGCTCGCGCTTCTGGGGATCGCGATCGGCGCGTTCGGCGTCGTGTACGGCGAAGCCGACGACTCGCCGGGCCTCCAGCTGCTCGGGGTCCTGATCGTCGCCGGCACGCTCGTCTTCGGGATCCGAACCCTCCGTCGCAGCCGCTAGTTTCCTAGAACACGTTCCAGAATGCGGCCGAGCCGGTAACGTCAACGCCCGTGAAATGGACACTGGCAGCGGCGCTGGTGCCGGCCGGCCACCTTCTCGACCTCGCCCGCACGGCCGAAGAAAACGGCTACAACTCCCTGGCCTTACCCGACTCGGTGTTCTACCCCGAGCACGTCTCGGCCAAGTACCCGTACACCAAGGACGGCAGCCGGTTCTGGCCCGCGGAGACGGAGTTCATCGATCCGTTCGTCGCGATCCCGGCGATGGCCGCCGTCACCACCCGCCTGGAGTTCCACACCAACGTCTACAAGCTCCCGCTCCGCGACCCGCTCCTCACCGCCAAGCAGGTCGCGTCGATCGCGGTGATGTCGGACAACCGGTTCGCGCTCGGCGTCGGGCTCTCCTGGATCCCGGAGGAGTTCGCGTTCACCCACACCGAGATGCGCACCCGCGGCGCCCGGACCGACGAGGCCATCGAGATCATCAAAGCGGTGTGCGCCGGTAAAGGGCCGCAGTGGGTGGAGTACCACGGCCGTCACTACGACTTCGACCGGCTGATGATCGCCCCCGCACCCGACCGGCCGGTACCGATCTACGTCGGCGGTCACAGCGAGCCCGCACTGGCCCGCACCGCCCGGATCGGCGACGGCTGGATCTCCGTCAACACGTCCCCGAACAAGATCATCGACGCGTGCGCCCGGCTCGCCGAGCTACGCGCCGAGCACGGCCGGGCCGACCAGCCGTTCGAGATCATCGCCGGTCCGGTCGGCGACGTCAGCCGGGACGACTACCGGCGCCTGGAGGACGCCGGGGTCACCGAGTGCCAGGCCGCGCCCTGGTGGCAGTACGGCGTTCCGCTCGACGACCACGCCGGCCTGATCGACGCGACGCGTCGCTTCGCCGACGAGGTGATCGCCCGCTACTGACGACCCGCCCGGCGCCGGGCGGGTCACTCCCCGCCCGGCTGGTCGGACGCCAGCCGCGACCAGAGTGAGGCCAGGGTGGCGGCACCGGCCAGCAGGACGTCGATCGACACCCGCTCGTCGCTGTCGTGCCACCGGTCCTCGGGCAGCCCGGTGCCGAACAGGATCACCGGGGCGTCCAGCGCGCGGCCCAGCAGCTCGGTCGGGCCACCGCCCGCGTTGCCCATCCGGCCGGGAACCGCTCCGAACCCGTCCTCCATCGCGTCGGCCAGTACCCGGACCGCGGGGTGGTCGTCGGCGATCCGGTACGGCTCCTGGGCGGCCTCCTCGGCCACCGTGAGCTCGTACTCGACGGCGTCGCTGATCGTGTCGGCGACCCAGCGGCGCAGTTGCTCGGCCACGGCCGCGCCGGTTTGGTCGGAGACCGTCCGGAAGCTCAGGCTCGCGGTCGCTTCGGCCGGGATCGCGCCGCGGGGCACTCCGATCGGGTCGCCGCCGATGATGCTGAGGACCTCGACTGCCGGGCGCGCCCAGAGCCGCTCGAGGACCGTGTACCCCTCCTCGCCCGCGATCGCGCGGCTCTCCGTCCGCTGCAGCCAGTCCTCCACCGTGAACGGCAGCGCGGCGTACGCCTCCCGGACCTGCTCGGACGGGTCGGTGACGTCGTCGTAGAAGCCGGGCAGCGCGATCCGACCTTTGTCGTCCAGGAGCTTCGCCAGCAGCTCGGAGAGGGCCAGGATCGGGTTCGGCGCCGGCCCGGAGACCGCGCCGGCGTGGATGTCCCGGAGCGGTCCGAAGACCCGCAGCTGGGCCAGGAGCTGGCCGCGCACGCTGGTGCAGACCGCCGGGTGGTCGGCCCGCCAGAGCATCGTGTCGGAGAAGACGATCAGATCGACGTCGAGGCGCTCGCGGTGCTCCCCGATCAGGCCCTCGAGCTGCGCGCTCCCGGCTTCCTCCTCGCCCTCGACGAGGAACTTGAGGTTGACGGCCGGTGCGTCGCGTCCGGTGGTGGCCAGGTGCGCGCGGATGCCCCAGAGGTGGGCGAGCACCTGTCCCTTGGCGTCGGAGGTGCCGCGGCCGTAGAGGCGGCCGTCGCGCAGCGCGGGTTCGAACGGCGGTGTCTCCTCCCACTCGCCGTCCTTCGCCGCCCGGACGTCGTGGTGGCTGTAGACCAGCACCGTGGGTGCCCCCGGCGCCGCGCACCACTCCGCGTACACCGCAGGAGCGTCCGGCGGGCCCCAGACCTCGGTGAGCGGGAACCCGGTGTCGCGCAGCGCTCCGGCCAGCCAATTCGCGGAGCGGCGCAGGTCGATCTCGTATTCCGGGACTCCGGCGACGGAGCGGAGGCGCACCCAGCCGATCAACTCCTCGATCAAGCGCGCGCGGTGGGCGTCCAGATAGTCCGAAGCGGTGGTCATCCGGGCTCCTGTTCGGTGCGGCGAGGGACCGCCGCGATTCCCACCCCACCGGCACCCAAACGTCACTAACAGCACAGAAGGGCGCGTCTCCCCCTGCAGCTCCGACTACCAGCGGGTAGAGTGAACGGCGGTTCGGACATGAGCCTGGAGTGCCTCGATCGGCGCTCCTCCCTGCCCTCGAGGGAACGGCCGTGTCCATCGACGAACTGCTCCCGCCCGACCGCCCGTTGTCGCTGACGATCCGTGGCCACGAGAGCGTGCCGGTGATCGAGATCCGCGGCGAGCTCGAGGAGCGGAACGCACCCCGCCTTCCGGAGCTGGTCGAACGCGTGCTGCAGGAGTCCGCTCCGCGCCGCGTCGTCCTCGACCTCTCGGGGGTCACGTTCATGACCGCCGCCGGTGTCCGGGCGCTGCTGTTCGCCCGCCGGGCGGTGGAGTCCACCGCGACGCCGCTGGTTCTGTGCGCCCCCTCCCCCATCGCGCGCACGGTCCTTCGGGCGACCGGTGACGTCCGGTACTTCCACATCCAGCGGGATGCACCAGCCGAAGGGTAGGGCCGCACCGCGCACCGAGCATGCGCCAGGATGGTCGCATGGAGCTGACCGAGAACCAGCTGCGCGAGATCACGGCATTGGCCGGGGCGGTGCTCGGCCAGGACGACCTCGTGGGCACTCTGCAGGAGATCACCCGGATCGCGGCCCGGATCGTGCCGGGGACCGACGCCGTCTCGATCACGACGTTCCAGGACGGCCGCCCCACCGCCGTCGCGTTCAGCGACGAGTGGGCGAAAGAGCTCGACGAGCTGCAGTTCGACGAGCGCGAAGGCCCCTGTCTCGACGCGACCCGCACCGGCAACCTCTTCCGCATGCAGGACCTGGAAGCGGACACGCGCTGGCCCGCCTACACCGAGCGGGCGACCCGCCACGGCGCCCGGAGCGCGGTGTCGATCCCGCTGCACTCCGAGGTCGGGAACTTTGGCGCGATGAACCTCTACTCCCGGACGCCGGACGCGTTCACCGGTGAGGCCGTCGCGCTCGCCCAGGTCCTCGCCGGCCAGGCCGGCCACGCCAGCCTGGTCGCCGCCGCGTTCTTCCGCCACCGCGACCTCGCCGAGCAGCTGCGCGAGGCGATCCGCTCCCGCAGCGTCATCGACCAGGCGATGGGGGTGCTGATGGCGCAGCGCAAGATCACCGCGGACGCCGCGTTCGGGCTGCTCCGGGACGCTTCCCAGCACCGGAACGTCAAGCTTCGCCTGGTGGCGCAGGAGGTCGTCGACACCGGCACGCTGCCCGGCCGCGGCTGATCGCCGGTCGCGCCGACCGTTCGGTCAGAGCGCGGCTTCGATCTCGCTCCGCGTCCGGACCGGATCGGGCCCGGCCGGTCGGGTGACCGCGACCGGTGCCGCGAGCGGCACGGTGCCCGCCGCGACCCGGGCCTGCGCCTCCCGGAATTCGCGTAACGGACCGGTCGCCCGGTGCAGGCCGTTGACCGCCAGCCACAACGACGTCCGGCGGGCGTGGAGCGTCGCCCGGTTGGGCGGCTGGTACAGCGCCAGCTTCTGGGCCCAGCGCGGGAGCATGTCGCGGGCCGCCCAGTCCATGAACGCGCTCCCGGGCTGCCACGGCGGCACGGTGCTGTCCCGGAGGTTCGGTCCGGTGCCGAAGGCTTTGATCGGCGTGAGCGCCAGCTTCGGCAGGTAGGACTCCAGGCACTCGGCCACCTCGGCCTTGGTGGCCGGCAGCTCGGTGCCGCCGAGCGCTTCGCCGACCCGGACGAACTCGCCGTAGTAGCGGTCGAGAGCCGGGCCGCGGAGCGGGCTGCGGTGGTAACGCTCGTGCGCGGTCGCCAAGCCCCAGACGACCGTGGCGTAGTTCCAGCGCAGCCAGTCCGGGTCGTCGGCGTCGTAGCGCAGACCGTCGGGCCGGACGCCCTTGACCGTGTGGTGCATCGCGCGCACCGTCCGCGCCAGGTTCTCCGCGGTGCGCGTGGAGCCGTAGGCCGTGCCG
Coding sequences within:
- a CDS encoding M20/M25/M40 family metallo-hydrolase, which codes for MTTASDYLDAHRARLIEELIGWVRLRSVAGVPEYEIDLRRSANWLAGALRDTGFPLTEVWGPPDAPAVYAEWCAAPGAPTVLVYSHHDVRAAKDGEWEETPPFEPALRDGRLYGRGTSDAKGQVLAHLWGIRAHLATTGRDAPAVNLKFLVEGEEEAGSAQLEGLIGEHRERLDVDLIVFSDTMLWRADHPAVCTSVRGQLLAQLRVFGPLRDIHAGAVSGPAPNPILALSELLAKLLDDKGRIALPGFYDDVTDPSEQVREAYAALPFTVEDWLQRTESRAIAGEEGYTVLERLWARPAVEVLSIIGGDPIGVPRGAIPAEATASLSFRTVSDQTGAAVAEQLRRWVADTISDAVEYELTVAEEAAQEPYRIADDHPAVRVLADAMEDGFGAVPGRMGNAGGGPTELLGRALDAPVILFGTGLPEDRWHDSDERVSIDVLLAGAATLASLWSRLASDQPGGE
- a CDS encoding helix-turn-helix transcriptional regulator, producing the protein MPIVVRIDVELAKRKMSVGEFAERVGLTPANVAVLKNGRAKAVRFSTLEAMCRVLDCQPGDLLEWVEDGQAIPNDPAIQNDPALDAETELS
- a CDS encoding methyl-accepting chemotaxis protein, whose product is MAGQRGVWAIFDDRSLRTKIASAVLVATVIGVIVGGLAIKTVRDLNNTAAATQSRSITVLSASGQFAKSIESYGGGVSALRLYPSQAATIREGMTANQEQITAALDTLAANLTDSAGAQLVEKTRADWAGFLEFMSGVTSSAVSTDPAALAAGFAKYAELYGALGEDQAALQEKATADARSAIKEAKDDAAAATRTILILLVVGVVLSLYLGLRVANRVRKAVAGVAHVAEGLAVGDLTRTSGVTVRDEVGQMASSLDRGIGRLRQDIVSLAGNATTLQGAAERLTSVSGAVGSAANEASNQADAVAAAADVVSGNLQVVSSGSQEMGAAIRDISQSTAEASEVAAQAVQVAAATNATVARLGESSTEIATVVKVITSIAEQTNLLALNATIEAARAGEAGKGFAVVANEVKDLAQETAKATEDIVQRVQTIQSDTSGAVEAIDQISSIIERINDIQLTIASAVEEQTATTQEMNRTLTDAADGAGNIAATIAGVSDATRRTTATVDDTRSAATELAQMSSELQGLVARFTY
- a CDS encoding TIGR03619 family F420-dependent LLM class oxidoreductase, with protein sequence MKWTLAAALVPAGHLLDLARTAEENGYNSLALPDSVFYPEHVSAKYPYTKDGSRFWPAETEFIDPFVAIPAMAAVTTRLEFHTNVYKLPLRDPLLTAKQVASIAVMSDNRFALGVGLSWIPEEFAFTHTEMRTRGARTDEAIEIIKAVCAGKGPQWVEYHGRHYDFDRLMIAPAPDRPVPIYVGGHSEPALARTARIGDGWISVNTSPNKIIDACARLAELRAEHGRADQPFEIIAGPVGDVSRDDYRRLEDAGVTECQAAPWWQYGVPLDDHAGLIDATRRFADEVIARY
- a CDS encoding DUF2975 domain-containing protein: MITEHRAVAALRVFLVVLFGILVMFQTFSLPGQFAHMAEEDPDFAYLRWPATAVSAFWLLCVQVVIVAIWNLLTRVKNDRIFSEDSFRWVNAILGAIAAGWVVLLGVFLYVGFNATDPGLPLVLFLLLVGVAIVGLLMVVMRALLRQATNLHSDMQAVI
- a CDS encoding oxygenase MpaB family protein gives rise to the protein MSNFVAARVATRFERSFDTDIRSKFFRGMEFREPEGDPGWFGPDSAVWYVHSHLPTVVLGLVAAAYIEGLDPSISWMGYDHSRLVERVDGVPTGNVDPEGAAVRLGHSIAFFIGTAYGSTRTAENLARTVRAMHHTVKGVRPDGLRYDADDPDWLRWNYATVVWGLATAHERYHRSPLRGPALDRYYGEFVRVGEALGGTELPATKAEVAECLESYLPKLALTPIKAFGTGPNLRDSTVPPWQPGSAFMDWAARDMLPRWAQKLALYQPPNRATLHARRTSLWLAVNGLHRATGPLREFREAQARVAAGTVPLAAPVAVTRPAGPDPVRTRSEIEAAL
- a CDS encoding GAF and ANTAR domain-containing protein; this translates as MELTENQLREITALAGAVLGQDDLVGTLQEITRIAARIVPGTDAVSITTFQDGRPTAVAFSDEWAKELDELQFDEREGPCLDATRTGNLFRMQDLEADTRWPAYTERATRHGARSAVSIPLHSEVGNFGAMNLYSRTPDAFTGEAVALAQVLAGQAGHASLVAAAFFRHRDLAEQLREAIRSRSVIDQAMGVLMAQRKITADAAFGLLRDASQHRNVKLRLVAQEVVDTGTLPGRG
- a CDS encoding anti-sigma factor antagonist (This anti-anti-sigma factor, or anti-sigma factor antagonist, belongs to a family that includes characterized members SpoIIAA, RsbV, RsfA, and RsfB.), whose protein sequence is MSIDELLPPDRPLSLTIRGHESVPVIEIRGELEERNAPRLPELVERVLQESAPRRVVLDLSGVTFMTAAGVRALLFARRAVESTATPLVLCAPSPIARTVLRATGDVRYFHIQRDAPAEG
- a CDS encoding MmcQ/YjbR family DNA-binding protein gives rise to the protein MADAQNVRRIAMALPHVVEIDSEGFDFRVANKGFVWSYPERAPGGPRRIRTDVAVLFVGDEAEKQALLLGEPELFFTTPAYDGLPLVMVRLERVDVDRLEELITDAWRMRAPEELADDLA